The following are encoded in a window of Kogia breviceps isolate mKogBre1 chromosome 10, mKogBre1 haplotype 1, whole genome shotgun sequence genomic DNA:
- the NCKIPSD gene encoding NCK-interacting protein with SH3 domain isoform X1: MYRALYAFRSAEPNALAFAAGETFLVLERSSAHWWLAARARSGETGYVPPAYLRRLQGLEQDVLQAIDRAIEAVHNAAMRDGGKYSLEQRGILQKLIHHRKETLSRRGPSAPNPAAMTPSTSDHHLDAAAARQPNGVCRAGFERQHSLPNSEYLGADGGLYQIPPQPRRAAPATPPPPVKRRDREALVASGSGGRNTTPSGGSSVSSGSSVSSTSLDTLYTGSSSSEPGPSCSPTPPPVPRRGTHTTVSQAQPPPSKVPNSEPPTEEVAVDTAPAPDELEALGALSLGTTEEKALAETAVPRTIGAELMELVRRNTGLSHELCRVAIGVVVGHIQASVPASSPIMEQVLLSLVEGKDLSTALPSGQVCHDQQRLEVIFADLARRKDDAQQRSWALYEDEGVIRCYLEELLHILTDADPEVCKKMCKRNEFESVLALVAYYQMEHRVSLRLLLLKCFGAMCSLDAAIISTLVSSVLPVELARDMQTDTQDHQKLCYSALILAMVFSMGEAVPYAHYEHLGTPFAQFLLSIVEDGLPLDTTEQLPDLCMNLLLALNLHLPAPDQNFIMAALSKHANVKIFSEKLLLLLNRGDDPVRIFKHEPQPPHSVLKFLQDVFASPATAAIFYHTDMMALIDITVRHIADLSPGDKLRMEYLSLMHAVVRSTPYLQHRHRLPDLQATLRRILTEEEASPQCQMDRMIVQEMCKEFPVLGEAPS; encoded by the exons ATGTACCGCGCGCTGTACGCTTTCCGCTCGGCGGAGCCCAACGCGCTGGCGTTCGCGGCGGGCGAGACCTTCCTTGTTCTGGAGCGCAGCAGCGCGCACTGGTGGCTGGCGGCGCGGGCGCGCAGTGGCGAGACGGGCTACGTGCCGCCCGCCTACCTGCGCCGCCTGCAG ggcctggagcaggatgtcctccaAGCCATTGACAGGGCTATTGAGGCTGTGCACAATGCAGCCATGCGGGATGGTGGCAAGTACAGCCTGGAGCAGCGCGGGATCCTCCA GAAGTTGATCCACCACCGGAAAGAGACCCTGTCCCGCAGAGGCCCCTCAGCCCCCAACCCTGCAGCTATGACCCCGTCCACCAGTGACCACCACCTGGATGCTGCTGCTGCCAGGCAGCCCAATGGGGTGTGTAGAGCTGGGTTCGAGCGGCAGCACAGCCTGCCCAATTCTGAGTATCTTGGGGCAGATGGAGGCCTCTACCAG ATCCCACCACAGCCTCGCCGAGCAGCACCCGCCACGCCACCCCCACCTGTGAAGCGCCGAGACCGCGAGGCCCTAGTGGCCTCGGGGAGTG GCGGCCGCAACACCACGCCCTCTGGGGGCAGTTCTGTGTCCAGCGGCTCCTCTGTCAGCAGCACCTCCCTTGACACGCTCTATACTGGCTCCAGCTCATCAGAGCCAGGCCCCAGCTGCTCACCCACGCCCCCGCCTGTGCCCCGCCGAGGCACGCATACCACTGTGTCCCAAgctcagccccctccctccaaggTGCCAAACTCGGAGCCCCCTACAGAGGAGGTAGCAGTTGATACAGCCCCAGCCCCTGATGAGCTGGAAGCCCTGGGTGCGCTGAGCCTGGGGACCACAGAAGAGAAGGCGCTGGCTGAGACTGCTGTGCCCAGGACCATCGGGGCAGAGCTGATGGAGCTTGTGCGGAGGAATACCGGCCTGAGCCACGAGCTGTGCCGAGTGGCCATTGGCGTCGTGGTGGGTCACATCCAGGCCTCCGTGCCGGCCAGCTCACCTATCATGGAGCAGGTCCTCCTCTCACTGGTAGAGGGCAAG GACCTGAGCACTGCCCTGCCCTCAGGGCAGGTCTGCCATGACCAGCAGCGGCTGGAGGTGATCTTTGCAGACCTGGCCCGGCGGAAGGATGACGCCCAGCAGCGCAGCTGGGCCCTGTATGAGGACGAGGGTGTCATCCGCTGCTACCTGGAGGAGCTGCTGCACATTCTG ACGGATGCAGACCCTGAAGTTTGCAAGAAAATGTGCAAGAGGAATGAGTTCGAGTCTGTTCTGGCCTTGGTGGCCTATTACCAAATG GAGCACCGGGTGTCACTGCGGCTGCTACTCCTCAAGTGCTTCGGCGCCATGTGCAGCCTGGACGCAGCCATTATCTCCACACTAGTGTCATCTGTGCTGCCTGTGGAGCTGGCACGGGACATGCAGACAGACACGCAAG ACCATCAGAAACTCTGTTACTCTGCCCTCATTCTGGCCATGGTCTTCTCCATGGGGGAGGCAGTGCCCTATGCACACTATG AGCACCTGGGCACACCCTTCGCCCAGTTCCTGCTGAGCATCGTTGAGGATGGGCTGCCCTTGGACACCACCGAGCAACTGCCAGATCTCTGCATGAATCTACTTCTGGCTCTCAATTTGCACCTGCCAG CCCCTGACCAGAACTTCATCATGGCCGCCCTGAGCAAACACGCCAATGTCAAGATCTTCTCCGAGAAGCTGCTGTTACTCCTGAACAGAGGGG ATGACCCCGTGCGCATCTTTAAGCATGAACCTCAGCCGCCACACTCCGTCCTCAAGTTCCTGCAGGACGTGTTCGCCAGCCCCGCCACAGCTGCCATCTTCTACCACACGGACATGATGGCGCTCATCGACATCACCGTGCGGCACATTGCAGACCTGTCGCCTGGAGATAAG CTTCGCATGGAGTACCTCTCCCTGATGCACGCTGTGGTCCGCTCCACACCCTACCTACAGCACCGCCACCGGCTCCCCGACCTGCAGGCCACACTGCGACGCATCCTAACCGAAGAGGAAGCCTCGCCCCAGTGCCAGATGGACCGCATGATTGTCCAAGAGATGTGCAAGGAATTCCCGGTGCTGGGCGAGGCCCCCAGTTAG
- the NCKIPSD gene encoding NCK-interacting protein with SH3 domain isoform X2, whose product MYRALYAFRSAEPNALAFAAGETFLVLERSSAHWWLAARARSGETGYVPPAYLRRLQGLEQDVLQAIDRAIEAVHNAAMRDGGKYSLEQRGILQKLIHHRKETLSRRGPSAPNPAAMTPSTSDHHLDAAAARQPNGIPPQPRRAAPATPPPPVKRRDREALVASGSGGRNTTPSGGSSVSSGSSVSSTSLDTLYTGSSSSEPGPSCSPTPPPVPRRGTHTTVSQAQPPPSKVPNSEPPTEEVAVDTAPAPDELEALGALSLGTTEEKALAETAVPRTIGAELMELVRRNTGLSHELCRVAIGVVVGHIQASVPASSPIMEQVLLSLVEGKDLSTALPSGQVCHDQQRLEVIFADLARRKDDAQQRSWALYEDEGVIRCYLEELLHILTDADPEVCKKMCKRNEFESVLALVAYYQMEHRVSLRLLLLKCFGAMCSLDAAIISTLVSSVLPVELARDMQTDTQDHQKLCYSALILAMVFSMGEAVPYAHYEHLGTPFAQFLLSIVEDGLPLDTTEQLPDLCMNLLLALNLHLPAPDQNFIMAALSKHANVKIFSEKLLLLLNRGDDPVRIFKHEPQPPHSVLKFLQDVFASPATAAIFYHTDMMALIDITVRHIADLSPGDKLRMEYLSLMHAVVRSTPYLQHRHRLPDLQATLRRILTEEEASPQCQMDRMIVQEMCKEFPVLGEAPS is encoded by the exons ATGTACCGCGCGCTGTACGCTTTCCGCTCGGCGGAGCCCAACGCGCTGGCGTTCGCGGCGGGCGAGACCTTCCTTGTTCTGGAGCGCAGCAGCGCGCACTGGTGGCTGGCGGCGCGGGCGCGCAGTGGCGAGACGGGCTACGTGCCGCCCGCCTACCTGCGCCGCCTGCAG ggcctggagcaggatgtcctccaAGCCATTGACAGGGCTATTGAGGCTGTGCACAATGCAGCCATGCGGGATGGTGGCAAGTACAGCCTGGAGCAGCGCGGGATCCTCCA GAAGTTGATCCACCACCGGAAAGAGACCCTGTCCCGCAGAGGCCCCTCAGCCCCCAACCCTGCAGCTATGACCCCGTCCACCAGTGACCACCACCTGGATGCTGCTGCTGCCAGGCAGCCCAATGGG ATCCCACCACAGCCTCGCCGAGCAGCACCCGCCACGCCACCCCCACCTGTGAAGCGCCGAGACCGCGAGGCCCTAGTGGCCTCGGGGAGTG GCGGCCGCAACACCACGCCCTCTGGGGGCAGTTCTGTGTCCAGCGGCTCCTCTGTCAGCAGCACCTCCCTTGACACGCTCTATACTGGCTCCAGCTCATCAGAGCCAGGCCCCAGCTGCTCACCCACGCCCCCGCCTGTGCCCCGCCGAGGCACGCATACCACTGTGTCCCAAgctcagccccctccctccaaggTGCCAAACTCGGAGCCCCCTACAGAGGAGGTAGCAGTTGATACAGCCCCAGCCCCTGATGAGCTGGAAGCCCTGGGTGCGCTGAGCCTGGGGACCACAGAAGAGAAGGCGCTGGCTGAGACTGCTGTGCCCAGGACCATCGGGGCAGAGCTGATGGAGCTTGTGCGGAGGAATACCGGCCTGAGCCACGAGCTGTGCCGAGTGGCCATTGGCGTCGTGGTGGGTCACATCCAGGCCTCCGTGCCGGCCAGCTCACCTATCATGGAGCAGGTCCTCCTCTCACTGGTAGAGGGCAAG GACCTGAGCACTGCCCTGCCCTCAGGGCAGGTCTGCCATGACCAGCAGCGGCTGGAGGTGATCTTTGCAGACCTGGCCCGGCGGAAGGATGACGCCCAGCAGCGCAGCTGGGCCCTGTATGAGGACGAGGGTGTCATCCGCTGCTACCTGGAGGAGCTGCTGCACATTCTG ACGGATGCAGACCCTGAAGTTTGCAAGAAAATGTGCAAGAGGAATGAGTTCGAGTCTGTTCTGGCCTTGGTGGCCTATTACCAAATG GAGCACCGGGTGTCACTGCGGCTGCTACTCCTCAAGTGCTTCGGCGCCATGTGCAGCCTGGACGCAGCCATTATCTCCACACTAGTGTCATCTGTGCTGCCTGTGGAGCTGGCACGGGACATGCAGACAGACACGCAAG ACCATCAGAAACTCTGTTACTCTGCCCTCATTCTGGCCATGGTCTTCTCCATGGGGGAGGCAGTGCCCTATGCACACTATG AGCACCTGGGCACACCCTTCGCCCAGTTCCTGCTGAGCATCGTTGAGGATGGGCTGCCCTTGGACACCACCGAGCAACTGCCAGATCTCTGCATGAATCTACTTCTGGCTCTCAATTTGCACCTGCCAG CCCCTGACCAGAACTTCATCATGGCCGCCCTGAGCAAACACGCCAATGTCAAGATCTTCTCCGAGAAGCTGCTGTTACTCCTGAACAGAGGGG ATGACCCCGTGCGCATCTTTAAGCATGAACCTCAGCCGCCACACTCCGTCCTCAAGTTCCTGCAGGACGTGTTCGCCAGCCCCGCCACAGCTGCCATCTTCTACCACACGGACATGATGGCGCTCATCGACATCACCGTGCGGCACATTGCAGACCTGTCGCCTGGAGATAAG CTTCGCATGGAGTACCTCTCCCTGATGCACGCTGTGGTCCGCTCCACACCCTACCTACAGCACCGCCACCGGCTCCCCGACCTGCAGGCCACACTGCGACGCATCCTAACCGAAGAGGAAGCCTCGCCCCAGTGCCAGATGGACCGCATGATTGTCCAAGAGATGTGCAAGGAATTCCCGGTGCTGGGCGAGGCCCCCAGTTAG
- the IP6K2 gene encoding inositol hexakisphosphate kinase 2: protein MSPAFRAMDVEPRAKGILLEPFVHQVGGHSCVLRFNETTLCKPLVPREHQFYETLPAEMRKFTPQYKGVVSVCFEEDEDRNLCLIAYPLKGDHGTMDSVDNSDCEPKTKLLRWTNKKHHVLETEKIPKDWVRQHRKEEKMKSHKLEEEFEWLKKSEVLYYSVEKKGNVSSQLKHYNPWSMKCHQQQLQRMKENAKHRNQYKFILLENLTSRYEVPCVLDLKMGTRQHGDDASEEKAANQIRKCQQSTSAVIGVRVCGMQVYQAGSGQLMFMNKYHGRKLSVQGFKEALFQFFHNGRYLRRELLGPVLRKLTELKSVLERQESYRFYSSSLLVIYDGKEWPEVALDSDAEDLEDLSEESADESAGAYAYKPIGTSSVDVRMIDFAHTTCRLYGEDSVVHEGQDAGYIFGLQSLIDIVTEISEESGE from the exons ATGAGCCCAGCCTTCAGGGCTATGGACGTGGAGCCCCGCGCCAAGGGCATCCTGCTGGAGCCCTTTGTCCACCAGGTCGGGGGGCACTCGTGCGTGCTCCGCTTCAACGAGACAACCCTGTGCAAGCCTCTGGTCCCGAGGGAGCACCAGTTCTACGAGACCCTCCCTGCGGAGATGCGCAAATTCACTCCGCAGTACAAAG GTGTGGTATCTGTGTGCTTTGAAGAAGATGAAGACAGGAACTTGTGTTTAATAGCATATCCATTAAAAGGGGACCACGGAACTATGGACAGTGTAGATAACTCAGACTGTGAACCAAAAACTAAGCTGCTAAGGTGGACGAACAAAAAACATCACGTCCTAGAAACGGAAAAGATCCCTAAGGACTGGGTGCGGCAGCACCGGAAGGAGGAGAAGATGAAGAG CCATAAGTTAGAAGAAGAATTTGAGTGGCTGAAGAAATCTGAAGTTTTGTACTACAGTGTAGAGAAAAAGGGGAATGTCAGTTCCCAGCTTAAACACTACAACCCTTGGAGCATGAAGTGTCACCAGCAGCAGTTACAGAGAATGAAGGAGAATGCAAAACATCGGAACCAGTACA AATTTATCTTACTGGAGAACCTGACTTCCCGTTATGAGGTGCCTTGTGTCCTGGACCTCAAGATGGGTACGCGACAGCATGGTGACGATGCTTCAGAGGAGAAGGCAGCCAACCAGATCCGCAAATGCCAGCAGAGCACGTCTGCAGTCATTGGTGTGCGCGTGTGTGGCATGCAG GTATACCAGGCAGGCAGTGGGCAGCTCATGTTCATGAACAAGTACCACGGACGGAAGCTGTCCGTGCAGGGCTTCAAGGAGGCacttttccagtttttccacaacGGGCGGTACCTGCGCCGGGAGCTCCTGGGCCCTGTGCTTAGGAAGCTGACTGAACTCAAGTCCGTGTTGGAGCGACAAGAATCCTACCGCTTCTACTCAAGCTCCCTGCTGGTCATTTATGATGGCAAGGAGTGGCCTGAAGTGGCCCTGGACTCAGATGCTGAGGACTTGGAGGACCTGTCAGAGGAGTCAGCCGACGAGTCGGCTGGTGCCTATGCCTACAAGCCCATCGGCACCAGCTCGGTGGACGTGCGCATGATCGATTTCGCACACACCACTTGCAGGCTGTATGGTGAGGACAGTGTAGTACACGAGGGCCAGGATGCTGGCTATATCTTTGGGCTCCAGAGCCTGATAGACATTGTCACAGAGATAAGTGAGGAAAGTGGGGAGTGA
- the NCKIPSD gene encoding NCK-interacting protein with SH3 domain isoform X3 gives MLLLPGSPMGCVELGSSGSTACPILSILGQMEASTRYMIPPQPRRAAPATPPPPVKRRDREALVASGSGGRNTTPSGGSSVSSGSSVSSTSLDTLYTGSSSSEPGPSCSPTPPPVPRRGTHTTVSQAQPPPSKVPNSEPPTEEVAVDTAPAPDELEALGALSLGTTEEKALAETAVPRTIGAELMELVRRNTGLSHELCRVAIGVVVGHIQASVPASSPIMEQVLLSLVEGKDLSTALPSGQVCHDQQRLEVIFADLARRKDDAQQRSWALYEDEGVIRCYLEELLHILTDADPEVCKKMCKRNEFESVLALVAYYQMEHRVSLRLLLLKCFGAMCSLDAAIISTLVSSVLPVELARDMQTDTQDHQKLCYSALILAMVFSMGEAVPYAHYEHLGTPFAQFLLSIVEDGLPLDTTEQLPDLCMNLLLALNLHLPAPDQNFIMAALSKHANVKIFSEKLLLLLNRGDDPVRIFKHEPQPPHSVLKFLQDVFASPATAAIFYHTDMMALIDITVRHIADLSPGDKLRMEYLSLMHAVVRSTPYLQHRHRLPDLQATLRRILTEEEASPQCQMDRMIVQEMCKEFPVLGEAPS, from the exons ATGCTGCTGCTGCCAGGCAGCCCAATGGGGTGTGTAGAGCTGGGTTCGAGCGGCAGCACAGCCTGCCCAATTCTGAGTATCTTGGGGCAGATGGAGGCCTCTACCAGGTACATG ATCCCACCACAGCCTCGCCGAGCAGCACCCGCCACGCCACCCCCACCTGTGAAGCGCCGAGACCGCGAGGCCCTAGTGGCCTCGGGGAGTG GCGGCCGCAACACCACGCCCTCTGGGGGCAGTTCTGTGTCCAGCGGCTCCTCTGTCAGCAGCACCTCCCTTGACACGCTCTATACTGGCTCCAGCTCATCAGAGCCAGGCCCCAGCTGCTCACCCACGCCCCCGCCTGTGCCCCGCCGAGGCACGCATACCACTGTGTCCCAAgctcagccccctccctccaaggTGCCAAACTCGGAGCCCCCTACAGAGGAGGTAGCAGTTGATACAGCCCCAGCCCCTGATGAGCTGGAAGCCCTGGGTGCGCTGAGCCTGGGGACCACAGAAGAGAAGGCGCTGGCTGAGACTGCTGTGCCCAGGACCATCGGGGCAGAGCTGATGGAGCTTGTGCGGAGGAATACCGGCCTGAGCCACGAGCTGTGCCGAGTGGCCATTGGCGTCGTGGTGGGTCACATCCAGGCCTCCGTGCCGGCCAGCTCACCTATCATGGAGCAGGTCCTCCTCTCACTGGTAGAGGGCAAG GACCTGAGCACTGCCCTGCCCTCAGGGCAGGTCTGCCATGACCAGCAGCGGCTGGAGGTGATCTTTGCAGACCTGGCCCGGCGGAAGGATGACGCCCAGCAGCGCAGCTGGGCCCTGTATGAGGACGAGGGTGTCATCCGCTGCTACCTGGAGGAGCTGCTGCACATTCTG ACGGATGCAGACCCTGAAGTTTGCAAGAAAATGTGCAAGAGGAATGAGTTCGAGTCTGTTCTGGCCTTGGTGGCCTATTACCAAATG GAGCACCGGGTGTCACTGCGGCTGCTACTCCTCAAGTGCTTCGGCGCCATGTGCAGCCTGGACGCAGCCATTATCTCCACACTAGTGTCATCTGTGCTGCCTGTGGAGCTGGCACGGGACATGCAGACAGACACGCAAG ACCATCAGAAACTCTGTTACTCTGCCCTCATTCTGGCCATGGTCTTCTCCATGGGGGAGGCAGTGCCCTATGCACACTATG AGCACCTGGGCACACCCTTCGCCCAGTTCCTGCTGAGCATCGTTGAGGATGGGCTGCCCTTGGACACCACCGAGCAACTGCCAGATCTCTGCATGAATCTACTTCTGGCTCTCAATTTGCACCTGCCAG CCCCTGACCAGAACTTCATCATGGCCGCCCTGAGCAAACACGCCAATGTCAAGATCTTCTCCGAGAAGCTGCTGTTACTCCTGAACAGAGGGG ATGACCCCGTGCGCATCTTTAAGCATGAACCTCAGCCGCCACACTCCGTCCTCAAGTTCCTGCAGGACGTGTTCGCCAGCCCCGCCACAGCTGCCATCTTCTACCACACGGACATGATGGCGCTCATCGACATCACCGTGCGGCACATTGCAGACCTGTCGCCTGGAGATAAG CTTCGCATGGAGTACCTCTCCCTGATGCACGCTGTGGTCCGCTCCACACCCTACCTACAGCACCGCCACCGGCTCCCCGACCTGCAGGCCACACTGCGACGCATCCTAACCGAAGAGGAAGCCTCGCCCCAGTGCCAGATGGACCGCATGATTGTCCAAGAGATGTGCAAGGAATTCCCGGTGCTGGGCGAGGCCCCCAGTTAG